Proteins found in one Acidobacteriota bacterium genomic segment:
- a CDS encoding histidine ammonia-lyase, whose protein sequence is MKKEVLKIDGENLTLNEVIAVARKGKKVAIAEEAKKRMEKTRRWVEKVVADGEPVVYAINTGFGSLAGRRVLRDPALIKRLQRNLILSHSAGVGDPFPLEVVRAAILLRANTLAKGNSGIRSEVVENLLSLLNNDVIPKVPMKGSVGASGDLAPLAHIVLVISMDPEMEPEEEERILKELRSGNEKAREKLISLSGEAFVKDGEGYKLISGIEAMAKAGIPRVKLEAKEGLALTNGAQFITAMGALAVYDAIILAKSADIIASLSLEAMLGLEAAFSPHLHRARRHPGSIATAENIRRLVSGSNLVRHIKEIENSRNTMEEFSKVQDPYSLRCVPQIHGASKEAVLFAKKRIEQEMNSATDNPLIFLETEGRNKAFSGGNFHGEPVGMPLDFLGIALAKLGNIAERRVFRLTDKTLNYGLPSYLIDVPGEEGIHNGLMIAQYTAASLVSENKVLAHPSSVDSIPTSESMEDVVSMGTFAARKALEIVENTAYILAIEALASSQAIYLRLKKEKGKLGKGTGRAYELIREVIPPLTSDRLLYPDIEASYELIKSGRLVEAVEEAVGELLLEARG, encoded by the coding sequence ATGAAAAAAGAGGTGCTGAAGATAGACGGGGAAAACCTTACCCTCAATGAGGTGATCGCGGTAGCAAGAAAGGGAAAGAAGGTCGCCATAGCGGAAGAGGCAAAGAAGAGGATGGAGAAGACGAGAAGATGGGTGGAGAAGGTGGTAGCAGATGGAGAGCCGGTGGTCTACGCGATAAACACTGGCTTCGGTTCCTTAGCAGGAAGGAGGGTGCTCAGGGACCCCGCACTTATCAAGAGGCTCCAGCGAAACCTGATCTTAAGCCACTCCGCCGGTGTCGGTGACCCCTTTCCTCTTGAAGTAGTGCGGGCAGCGATACTCCTTCGGGCAAACACCTTAGCCAAGGGAAATTCCGGGATAAGAAGCGAGGTAGTGGAAAACCTCCTCTCGCTTTTAAACAACGATGTCATACCCAAGGTGCCGATGAAGGGATCGGTGGGGGCAAGTGGGGATCTCGCTCCCCTCGCCCATATCGTCCTCGTCATCTCGATGGACCCGGAGATGGAACCGGAAGAAGAAGAAAGGATCCTAAAGGAGCTCAGAAGCGGGAACGAGAAAGCAAGGGAAAAGCTCATCTCCTTAAGTGGTGAGGCGTTCGTAAAGGATGGTGAGGGGTATAAACTGATAAGCGGTATCGAGGCGATGGCAAAGGCAGGGATTCCGCGGGTGAAGCTCGAAGCGAAGGAGGGATTAGCCCTCACCAATGGCGCCCAGTTCATCACCGCAATGGGGGCGCTTGCGGTTTACGATGCCATCATCCTCGCCAAATCAGCGGACATAATCGCTTCCCTCTCCCTTGAGGCTATGCTTGGTCTCGAAGCGGCATTCTCCCCCCATCTTCACCGGGCAAGGAGACATCCTGGCTCGATAGCAACTGCGGAAAATATAAGAAGGCTCGTTTCCGGAAGCAACCTGGTGAGGCATATCAAGGAGATAGAGAACTCACGGAACACGATGGAGGAGTTCAGCAAGGTTCAGGACCCATACTCTCTAAGGTGTGTTCCTCAAATCCATGGGGCGAGTAAAGAGGCAGTGCTTTTCGCTAAAAAGAGGATAGAACAAGAGATGAACTCGGCAACCGACAACCCCCTGATTTTCCTCGAGACCGAGGGAAGGAACAAGGCGTTTTCCGGAGGCAACTTCCACGGAGAGCCAGTGGGGATGCCCCTCGACTTCCTCGGTATCGCTCTCGCCAAACTGGGGAACATCGCCGAGCGAAGGGTCTTCCGCCTTACCGATAAGACGCTTAATTATGGCCTTCCCTCCTACCTCATCGATGTTCCCGGTGAAGAGGGGATCCACAATGGTCTGATGATCGCTCAATACACCGCTGCCTCCCTCGTCTCCGAGAATAAGGTCCTCGCCCATCCCTCTTCGGTCGATTCCATACCCACCTCAGAGAGTATGGAGGATGTAGTCAGTATGGGGACATTTGCCGCGAGAAAGGCACTCGAGATAGTGGAAAATACGGCATATATCCTGGCGATCGAGGCATTAGCCTCCTCTCAGGCGATCTATCTCCGGCTAAAGAAGGAAAAGGGCAAATTGGGAAAAGGCACCGGACGAGCTTATGAGTTGATAAGGGAAGTCATCCCCCCACTTACCTCTGACCGCCTCCTTTATCCCGATATAGAAGCCTCATACGAGCTCATAAAGAGCGGAAGATTGGTCGAGGCGGTTGAGGAGGCGGTAGGCGAATTACTACTTGAGGCAAGGGGTTGA
- the hisS gene encoding histidine--tRNA ligase, producing the protein MTRKKQTEPLLPRGMRDFLPEEMMRRRKVIETIREIFERYGYEPLETPALERIEVLAGKYGEEGEKLMFRVLKRGSGIEKLGKEIEELRITNKREIIDLALRYDLTVPLARVVALNQGKIALPFKRYQIQPVWRAERPQRGRYREFYQCDVDTVGSPSMMADAEIITIINEILTKLGFSRFRIRINNRKVLNGIAEKAGVPEEKAIDLFIGIDKLEKIGLSGVEEELKNRGIAREAIAKIIPILEVKGDFKTVLSEAEKLLYGSKIGEEGLSELAELFNYATSFGVPPGNLILDLSLARGLDYYTGPIYESVVDEPRIGSLTGGGRYDNLIGMFLGRDIPATGTSIGIERIIDALTELKMLPAEKTLSEVLVTVFDKESFPESAKVARELRDAGINTTIYFEPGDKLSSQLKYADKRGIPLAIIVGPDEIKEGVVAVKDLGSGKQEKVERRKLISLIKERIKEEGH; encoded by the coding sequence ATGACGAGAAAAAAACAAACTGAGCCCCTTCTTCCCCGGGGGATGCGTGATTTCCTCCCCGAGGAGATGATGCGGAGGAGGAAGGTAATCGAAACGATAAGAGAAATATTCGAACGCTATGGCTACGAACCACTTGAGACTCCGGCGCTCGAGAGGATAGAGGTCCTTGCCGGGAAATACGGCGAGGAGGGGGAAAAGCTGATGTTCAGGGTATTGAAAAGGGGAAGTGGTATCGAAAAACTGGGAAAGGAGATAGAGGAATTAAGGATAACCAACAAGCGAGAGATCATCGATCTCGCCCTTCGCTACGACCTCACTGTTCCCCTTGCCCGGGTGGTTGCCCTCAACCAGGGAAAGATCGCCCTCCCCTTCAAGCGCTATCAAATACAGCCGGTATGGCGGGCAGAAAGACCACAACGGGGAAGATACCGTGAATTCTATCAGTGCGATGTGGATACGGTGGGAAGCCCATCGATGATGGCTGATGCCGAGATTATCACCATCATCAATGAGATCCTCACCAAACTTGGCTTTTCCCGATTCCGCATCCGGATAAATAATAGAAAGGTATTAAACGGCATTGCAGAGAAAGCAGGGGTCCCGGAGGAAAAAGCGATCGACCTCTTCATCGGGATAGATAAGCTGGAAAAGATCGGGCTTTCCGGGGTGGAGGAGGAACTTAAAAACCGGGGTATAGCAAGGGAAGCGATCGCTAAGATCATCCCCATCCTTGAGGTAAAGGGTGATTTTAAAACCGTGCTTTCCGAGGCGGAAAAGCTCCTTTATGGGTCCAAGATAGGGGAGGAGGGGCTTTCCGAACTCGCCGAACTTTTCAACTACGCCACCTCGTTTGGGGTTCCGCCGGGAAACCTCATCCTCGACCTTTCCCTCGCCCGGGGCCTCGATTACTATACCGGTCCCATCTACGAGTCGGTGGTGGATGAACCGAGGATAGGAAGCCTCACCGGAGGCGGAAGGTACGATAACCTGATCGGAATGTTCCTCGGAAGGGACATCCCCGCCACGGGAACGAGCATCGGGATCGAGCGGATAATCGATGCGCTGACCGAGCTCAAGATGCTTCCAGCAGAAAAAACGCTCTCCGAGGTCCTTGTCACCGTGTTCGATAAGGAAAGCTTCCCCGAATCGGCTAAGGTAGCCCGCGAGCTCCGTGATGCCGGGATCAACACCACCATCTACTTCGAACCCGGGGATAAGCTCTCCTCTCAGCTCAAGTACGCCGATAAGCGAGGGATACCCTTAGCAATAATCGTGGGACCGGATGAGATAAAAGAAGGGGTAGTGGCGGTTAAGGACCTCGGTTCTGGAAAACAGGAGAAGGTAGAAAGGAGAAAGCTCATCTCCCTCATCAAGGAAAGAATTAAAGAGGAGGGTCATTGA
- a CDS encoding glycosyltransferase family 39 protein, translating into MYPRKGLGNKLYIILVSVLLLYCFTLNGRLTDKGDDAGYIILAKSLALGEGYRLISHPAQPPETRYPPLFPFLLMPLVRSFPQNYLILKLIPLLFSLATILVFAFLVKILLPQKGSGMFLVIIVAISPIIVDYSTQLLTEPVYAFFSLLTLYLSLYLDIKGDNKLLIALALTAVSAYYCRYIGISLIIAIILLYLIRRRYRVFLFLSFLMVIAILPWMIRNNLLGGGGYVASFLLINPYDIDAGTITFIGFIKRLLMNGIRYGGKVIPDLIFFPWLGKVGSYNPLKIALGLAVSALILLGFYRNIRTKINLLNIYTLIYFLICLIWPWYDTRFLVPLLPLILLFLIQGTNELATFLSRKKSFGESSYRNILQKGLRIGVILFLLLGSGWVIYEHHWGRGSPEWRDYHQACLWLRNNTPEESIILCRKPRYTYLISGRKAICYPYTSDDEYMIEFLKKYQPDYIIFDRLKGAIDTSTRYLKPFLLLHQDIFIPFHQVGSSGTYIYKRIGELKENR; encoded by the coding sequence ATGTATCCAAGAAAAGGATTAGGAAATAAACTATACATCATTTTGGTCTCAGTTCTCCTTTTATATTGTTTTACCCTTAATGGGAGGCTAACCGATAAAGGTGATGATGCAGGCTACATAATCTTAGCCAAATCACTGGCATTGGGTGAGGGATATCGGCTTATCAGCCATCCTGCCCAACCTCCAGAAACCCGATACCCTCCGCTTTTCCCTTTTTTATTGATGCCTTTAGTGCGATCCTTCCCTCAAAATTACCTTATCTTAAAACTCATCCCCTTGCTCTTTTCTCTCGCCACAATCCTGGTCTTCGCCTTCTTAGTGAAAATTCTCTTGCCTCAAAAAGGGAGTGGGATGTTTTTGGTAATCATCGTAGCCATCAGCCCTATAATCGTCGATTACTCCACCCAGTTATTAACAGAGCCGGTGTATGCCTTTTTCTCCTTACTCACCCTCTACCTCTCCCTTTATCTTGATATCAAAGGGGATAACAAACTCTTGATAGCCTTAGCCTTGACTGCAGTAAGTGCCTACTACTGCCGTTATATCGGTATCAGTTTGATTATAGCAATAATATTACTCTATTTAATCCGAAGGAGATATAGGGTATTCCTTTTTCTGTCGTTCCTTATGGTCATCGCCATTCTGCCCTGGATGATAAGAAATAACCTATTGGGAGGAGGTGGCTATGTAGCCTCCTTTCTCCTGATTAATCCCTATGATATCGACGCAGGCACAATAACTTTTATAGGATTTATCAAGAGGCTCCTTATGAACGGGATCCGGTATGGAGGCAAGGTTATCCCAGATCTCATATTCTTTCCCTGGTTAGGAAAGGTCGGTTCTTATAATCCCCTAAAGATTGCCCTCGGTTTAGCTGTTTCCGCCCTTATTTTGCTCGGGTTTTACCGTAATATAAGAACTAAAATAAATCTGTTAAATATCTATACTTTAATTTATTTTTTAATCTGCTTGATCTGGCCCTGGTATGACACCAGATTTCTCGTACCTCTCCTACCCCTTATTCTTCTATTCTTAATCCAAGGGACAAATGAGCTGGCAACATTTCTATCGAGAAAAAAGAGTTTTGGTGAGTCATCCTATAGGAACATCCTTCAAAAAGGGTTGAGAATAGGGGTGATTTTATTCCTCTTATTAGGCTCTGGATGGGTTATATACGAACATCACTGGGGAAGAGGGAGCCCCGAATGGCGGGATTATCACCAGGCTTGCCTCTGGCTACGGAACAATACACCAGAAGAAAGCATAATCCTTTGTCGAAAACCAAGATACACCTATCTTATCTCAGGAAGAAAGGCGATATGTTATCCTTATACTTCGGACGATGAGTATATGATCGAGTTTTTAAAGAAATATCAGCCAGATTACATAATCTTCGATCGTTTGAAAGGAGCAATTGATACCTCTACCCGCTACCTCAAACCCTTCCTTCTTCTCCATCAAGATATATTCATCCCCTTTCACCAAGTTGGCAGTTCCGGCACTTATATTTACAAACGGATTGGTGAACTAAAGGAGAATCGTTGA